One Saccharomyces mikatae IFO 1815 strain IFO1815 genome assembly, chromosome: 16 genomic region harbors:
- the HSV2 gene encoding phosphatidylinositol-3,5-bisphosphate binding protein HSV2 (similar to Saccharomyces cerevisiae HSV2 (YGR223C); ancestral locus Anc_5.105) — MDVRRPIREAISSREKAKFLSVSFNQDDSCFSVALDNGFRIFNTDPLTSKLSKTFKESLGNQSRGTGIGYTRMLYRTNYIALVGGGKRPRHALNKLIIWDDLLQKETITLKFMSAIKDVFLSRIHIVVVLENTIEIFQFQTNPQRVCPILDIPSNGSVDYVVCSSKNLQSQAPSHLHSKIVEIIAFPSNKCVGQVQVADLSQIKYNSQNPKESALLPTSIIKAHKNQIRLVRLNHQGTMVATCSVQGTLIRIFSTHNGTLIKEFRRGMDKADIYEMSFSPNGSKLAALSSKQTLHIFQIFETTNTETSSHAHPYDNGTSHPLTNYIPKALWRPKYLDSVWSICNAHLKNPIFDAHRSANSGDATHDTEFYKDRCRIGWCQDTNNQDQDDSLVLVWQNSGIWEKFVILEKEQQESSKTRYSLNESLRNEDTKLVHEPTRWELVRESWREL, encoded by the coding sequence ATGGATGTTCGTCGACCTATAAGGGAGGCCATCAGCAGCAGGGAGAAGGCAAAATTTTTGAGCGTATCGTTTAATCAAGATGATTCGTGCTTCAGTGTTGCATTAGATAATGGATTCCGTATTTTCAATACGGATCCATTGACCAGCAAGTTGTCGAAAACCTTTAAGGAATCTCTGGGCAATCAATCAAGAGGTACTGGGATTGGTTACACTAGGATGCTTTATCGTACAAACTACATCGCCCTGGTTGGAGGTGGTAAAAGACCAAGGCATGCCCTGAATAAGCTGATTATCTGGGATGATCTTTTGCAAAAGGAAACAATCACTTTGAAGTTTATGTCTGCTATTAAAGACGTATTCTTATCTAGAATTCATATTGTGGTAGTTTTGGAAAACACTATAGAGATCTTCCAATTTCAAACAAACCCTCAAAGGGTTTGTCCCATTCTAGATATCCCTTCCAATGGATCAGTGGACTACGTGGTTTGTAGTAGTAAAAATCTCCAGTCACAAGCACCATCACACTTGCATTCGAAGATTGTAGAAATCATTGCATTCCCGTCAAATAAATGTGTGGGCCAAGTTCAGGTAGCTGATCTATCACAAATAAAGTATAATTCACAGAATCCGAAAGAATCTGCCCTTTTACCAACCTCCATCATCAAAGCACATAAAAATCAGATCAGGCTAGTTAGACTAAACCATCAAGGCACTATGGTAGCCACATGTTCCGTTCAAGGTACTCTGATAAGAATATTTAGTACACATAATGGTACATTAATTAAAGAGTTCAGAAGAGGTATGGACAAGGCGGATATTTACGAAATGAGTTTCAGCCCCAACGGTAGCAAATTGGCGGCATTATCAAGTAAGCAAACGTTGCacatctttcaaatttttgaaacaacCAATACGGAAACAAGTTCACATGCCCACCCGTACGATAATGGCACGAGCCATCCCTTGACAAATTATATACCGAAGGCTCTATGGAGACCCAAGTATTTGGATTCCGTGTGGTCCATATGTAATGCGCACCTGAAGAACCCAATTTTTGACGCTCACAGAAGTGCTAATAGTGGTGATGCAACTCACGATACTGAGTTTTACAAAGACAGGTGCAGGATTGGTTGGTGTCAAGATACCAACAATCAAGACCAAGACGATTCGCTGGTTCTGGTGTGGCAAAACTCTGGGATATGGGAAAAATTTGTCattttagaaaaggaacaaCAAGAATCGTCCAAAACGCGCTATTCGTTGAATGAAAGTCTAAGAAACGAAGACACAAAATTGGTACACGAACCCACTAGATGGGAGTTGGTGAGAGAATCATGGAGAGAACTTTAA
- the AZR1 gene encoding azole transporter (similar to Saccharomyces cerevisiae AZR1 (YGR224W)): MHRTNNCSSKAYAMSNPSLHSKEAKQQHEQKRQFAVDQKFAHTSSEHDETSIPEDNVKKNVELSKGSILYVSLVAVALSLFLAALDVMIVSTIIEEVAKQLGSYSEIGWLFTGYSLPNALLVLIWGRIATPIGFKATMLFAIVIFEIGSLISALASSMNMLIGGRVIAGIGGCGIQSLSFVIGSTLVEESKRGMLIAILSSSFAIASVVGPFLGGVFTSSVTWRWCFYINLPIGGLAFFLFVLFYNPGLHTFRETMKNIPRIPSQFVKVVRKVAHHSLKVKNFNKSNSWKKLFIELVFMYDVIELVLCSAGFTSILLAFTFGGNRYAWNSTSIIILFIVGIILVISAIIYDFFVFPKFNLVKATPSYQPLMLWRNIKKPGVFTVNIALFLLCAGYISQFTYIVQYFQLIYNDSAWKAAVHLITCVISTVITAIVCGVITDKTRQIKPIIVISSILGVVGAGLLTLLNNNASSSAHIGLLILPGIAFGGLAQSSMLASQIQLDKESPTIKSDFVSITTFNTFCKALGQALGGVVSNTVFSAAVMTKVTRSNIKLPGGNTVNNLVVYRQTNFDGSHSELGHIVSESLTDVFYMALGFYTLSFIFAIFASNKKISAKPKQVKDDVESGEDLEGIMTH; the protein is encoded by the coding sequence ATGCACAGAACAAATAACTGCTCATCGAAAGCTTACGCCATGAGTAACCCCTCGCTGCATAGCAAGGAAGCAAAACAACAGCATGAACAAAAACGACAGTTTGCTGTGGATCAAAAGTTCGCACACACATCATCAGAGCATGACGAGACTTCCATACCTGAAGATaatgtcaaaaaaaatgttgaaCTGTCTAAAGGGTCCATCTTGTATGTTTCTTTGGTGGCGGTAGCTTTGTCACTGTTTCTTGCAGCTTTGGATGTCATGATAGTTTCAACAATCATTGAAGAAGTAGCGAAGCAGCTTGGCTCATACTCAGAGATCGGCTGGCTATTCACTGGATATAGCTTGCCAAATGCCCTGCTAGTGTTAATATGGGGAAGGATTGCCACACCTATCGGATTCAAGGCCACTATGTTGTTCgctattgttattttcgAAATTGGATCACTGATCTCTGCACTGGCAAGCTCAATGAATATGCTTATTGGGGGTAGAGTCATTGCCGGGATCGGCGGTTGTGGTATCCAAAGTTTGTCGTTCGTCATTGGTTCAACCCTGGTAGAGGAATCGAAAAGGGGTATGTTGATTGCCATATTGAGCAGCTCCTTTGCTATTGCATCCGTTGTCGGGCCATTCCTTGGAGGAGTTTTCACCTCCAGCGTTACATGGAGATGGTGTTTCTATATAAATCTACCAATCGGTGGCCTAGCTTTTTTCCTATTTGTGCTGTTTTATAACCCAGGTTTGCATACATTTCGAGAGACAATGAAGAATATCCCCAGAATCCCCTCGCAATTTGTCAAAGTTGTTCGAAAGGTAGCGCACCATTCATTGAAAGTTAAAAACTTCAATAAAAGCAACAGCTGGAAAAAGTTATTTATTGAATTGGTCTTCATGTATGATGTAATCGAACTTGTGCTTTGTTCAGCTGGATTCACTAGTATACTACTGGCCTTCACTTTTGGTGGTAACCGATATGCTTGGAATTCCACAtccattattattcttttcatcgtCGGTATTATCCTGGTGATTTCAGCAATCATCTACGATTTCTTTGTGTTCCCCAAATTTAATTTAGTGAAAGCAACACCAAGTTATCAGCCTTTAATGTTATGGagaaatatcaagaaaCCGGGTGTCTTTACAGTCAATATAGCTCTATTCCTTCTTTGTGCTGGATACATCAGTCAATTTACTTACATCGtacaatattttcaattaaTTTACAATGATTCCGCATGGAAGGCCGCTGTGCACTTGATTACTTGTGTTATTTCCACCGTTATTACAGCTATTGTTTGTGGTGTAATCACCGATAAAACTCGCCAAATCAAGcctattattgttatttcaAGCATTCTTGGTGTTGTTGGTGCTGGTTTATTAACCTtattaaataataatgcaAGCAGCTCGGCTCATATTGGTCTTTTGATATTACCTGGTATCGCCTTTGGTGGATTAGCACAAAGTTCCATGCTTGCTTCTCAAATTCAATTAGACAAGGAAAGTCCAACTATCAAGTCAGATTTTGTTTCTATTACCACTTTTAATACATTTTGCAAGGCTTTAGGTCAGGCCCTGGGTGGTGTTGTCTCTAATACCGTTTTCAGTGCTGCAGTTATGACCAAAGTAACCAGGTCCAACATTAAATTGCCGGGCGGTAACACGGTAAACAATCTGGTAGTATATAGGCaaacaaattttgatgGATCCCATTCTGAATTGGGCCATATCGTTTCTGAATCTCTTACCGACGTCTTTTATATGGCATTAGGATTTTATACATTGTCGTTCATTTTTGCTATTTTTGcttcaaataaaaaaatttcagcaAAACCAAAACAAGTGAAAGATGATGTGGAAAGCGGTGAGGACCTGGAAGGAATAATGACTCACTAG
- the TOS2 gene encoding Tos2p (similar to Saccharomyces cerevisiae TOS2 (YGR221C) and SKG6 (YHR149C); ancestral locus Anc_5.107), producing MSKFFHHRIDDSCQKREFTLDRPRISLGFLQKRTDCTGSSCKVAQNSSSNVTVAVAVAVPIGTILMLLSIILIVVYRRSKKSSLVQGDLYYLPKMDSSVNSTNSEGNSTEKKFIYGSYDDFLHPSMNCSQSFRDYVKRIDEQVPSTYNIASLASQNNSKVTFLSKHIDASNKISTRPMIDFETTVSSSRSIIENDCNQRESGVLSLGTKNMSKYNSANRPGLHHTKHGEFETQFSKEEEESIDRIRSIYNIYFEKSNSTIRSSAPSSLRGEPKLDVPARKSIDINSQDNLNDSILAEKSRFRGLDAEEIDSNSTLSNKYEDATEYLQLPAPQKTKHVPSSVYSEIPFRDKMISEQSLPLTISPPNATSTRIASSIYSDVAAKSQLYSPRVPIQMPTKILGQPTSNFAQQHPLYLSNCYNETNDNYYYHIYNPSSLEHPQNYENIGELPTPTQLVFSASSHSLTSFKGRPKPPKSLKHVPAARLNGTAVNPMDHPEMFYSSPTKVTSAIPFIKQPCVPLPYQLRKSVVMTDPSNLSMKTRYRPAGSLSTLVRAQHLPGSSSTTTTSSPLSRRPTTQQNVINVRVSGLLDDSDVFQPPSVGQILPFSASVDDLRKQLGASHDYEIIS from the coding sequence ATGtccaaatttttccacCATAGAATAGATGACTCTTGCCAAAAAAGAGAGTTTACACTAGACAGGCCACGCATATCACTAGGCTTTCTGCAGAAGAGGACCGACTGTACAGGCTCGAGTTGCAAGGTGGCTCAGAACTCGTCTTCTAATGTCactgttgctgttgctgtgGCGGTTCCCATTGGTACCATTCTTATGCTACTGTCCATAATTTTAATAGTAGTTTACAGAAGAAGCAAAAAGAGCTCTTTGGTGCAGGGCGATTTATACTATTTGCCGAAAATGGATTCTTCTGTGAACTCCACTAACTCAGAGGGAAATTCTACAGAGAAGAAGTTCATTTATGGTTCTTATGACGACTTCTTGCATCCATCGATGAACTGCTCGCAATCTTTTAGAGATTATGTGAAGAGAATTGATGAGCAGGTGCCCTCGACTTATAACATTGCCTCACTGGCTTCACAGAATAACAGCAAAGTGACCTTTCTTTCCAAACACATCGATGCTTCAAATAAAATTTCCACCAGACCAATGATAGATTTTGAAACCACAGTTTCATCATCACGCTCaatcattgaaaatgacTGTAATCAGCGAGAAAGTGGCGTATTGAGTTTAGGTACAAAAAATATGTCCAAGTATAATAGCGCTAACCGACCTGGCTTACATCATACAAAACACGGTGAATTTGAGACCCAGTTTTCTAaggaggaggaagaaagtATTGACAGAATAAGAAGCATTTATAATATctactttgaaaaaagtaacaGTACAATACGTTCCTCTGCACCTTCTTCACTACGGGGTGAACCTAAACTAGATGTTCctgcaagaaaaagtatCGATATAAATTCTCAAGACAACCTAAACGATAGTATATTAGCTGAGAAGAGTCGCTTCAGAGGTTTAGATGCAGAAGAAATCGATTCGAATTCCACACTCAGTAATAAATATGAGGATGCAACTGAATATCTGCAACTGCCGGCACCGCAAAAGACCAAACACGTTCCGTCCTCAGTATATTCTGAAATACCTTTCAGAGACAAGATGATCTCTGAACAATCCTTACCTCTTACAATTTCGCCTCCTAATGCTACTTCTACAAGAATTGCTTCTTCGATCTATTCAGACGTAGCCGCGAAGAGCCAACTTTATTCTCCAAGAGTCCCTATACAAATGCCCACAAAGATTTTGGGCCAACCAACTTCTAATTTTGCACAACAGCATCCTTTGTATCTTTCGAATTGCTATAACGAAACAAATGACAACTACTACTACCATATTTATAATCCATCATCACTAGAACATCCTCAGAATTATGAGAATATTGGAGAATTGCCTACGCCAACTCAATTAGTATTTTCAGCCTCTTCGCACTCACTAACGTCGTTTAAAGGAAGGCCTAAACCTCCAAAATCTTTAAAGCATGTACCCGCAGCGAGGCTCAATGGGACAGCGGTAAATCCAATGGACCATCCAGAAATGTTTTATAGCTCACCTACAAAAGTGACATCAGCGATACCTTTTATAAAACAACCTTGTGTACCTCTTCCGTACCAGCTAAGGAAAAGTGTAGTTATGACAGACCCATCCAATCTTTCTATGAAAACTCGCTATAGACCCGCAGGATCTTTAAGCACTTTAGTAAGGGCTCAGCACCTCCCCGGTAGCTCATCCACCACCACAACATCATCTCCCCTATCGCGGCGACCAACAACGCAACAAAACGTAATTAACGTTCGTGTCAGTGGGTTATTAGATGACAGTGATGTTTTTCAACCTCCCAGTGTGGGCCAGATCTTACCTTTTAGCGCTTCTGTAGACGATCTAAGAAAGCAATTGGGTGCATCCCATGATTATGAAATAATATCGTAA
- the MRPL9 gene encoding mitochondrial 54S ribosomal protein uL3m (similar to Saccharomyces cerevisiae MRPL9 (YGR220C); ancestral locus Anc_5.110), giving the protein MSKFLQGSIFNISKCFVRYSSTRPFLIAPSIANSVTTEAPPINHSPELANARKWLPKRCGLITRKKGMMPYFDKSTGERSAATILEVNNVEVIMHRTPDTNGYFACQVGYGSKHLSKVTRQMLGHFASKVVNPKEHVTEFRVKDEKGLLPPGTLLKPSFFKEGQYVDIRSVSKGKGFTGVMKRYGFKGLRASHGTSIMHRHGGSYGQNQDPGRVLPGRKMPGHMGNDRVTIQNVKVLKVDDENNVIWVKGPVAGPKNTFVKIQDAIKKI; this is encoded by the coding sequence ATGTCGAAGTTCCTTCAAGGATCAATATTTAATATATCGAAATGTTTTGTCAGATACTCTTCTACTAGACCTTTTTTAATAGCTCCTAGTATAGCTAATAGTGTCACAACCGAGGCTCCACCGATCAATCATTCACCTGAACTAGCAAACGCAAGAAAATGGCTGCCAAAAAGATGCGGTTTGATTACTCGCAAAAAGGGGATGATGCCGTATTTTGATAAATCCACTGGTGAGAGAAGTGCCGCAACTATACTAGAAGTTAACAATGTTGAAGTTATAATGCATAGAACTCCGGATACCAACGGATATTTTGCATGTCAAGTTGGGTACGGTTCAAAGCACTTATCCAAAGTAACCAGGCAAATGCTAGGCCATTTTGCTTCCAAGGTTGTCAACCCTAAAGAACATGTAACGGAATTTAGAGTGAAGGACGAAAAGGGATTATTACCACCTGGCACTTTATTAAAGCCgtcttttttcaaggaaGGGCAATATGTCGATATCAGATCAGTCAGTAAAGGTAAAGGTTTTACCGGTGTGATGAAAAGATACGGGTTTAAGGGTTTAAGAGCATCTCATGGTACATCTATTATGCATAGACACGGTGGGTCTTATGGTCAAAACCAAGATCCAGGCAGGGTGCTACCAGGAAGGAAAATGCCTGGTCACATGGGAAACGATCGTGTTACCATCCAGAATGttaaagttttgaaagtgGACGATGAAAATAACGTCATTTGGGTCAAAGGTCCTGTAGCAGGACCCAAAAATACATTCGTTAAGATTCAAGACGCAATTAAAAAGATTTGA
- the CRM1 gene encoding exportin CRM1 (similar to Saccharomyces cerevisiae CRM1 (YGR218W); ancestral locus Anc_5.111): MEGILDFSNDLDIALLDQVVSTFYQGSGVQQKQAQEILTKFQDNPDAWQKADQILQFSTNPQSKFIALSILDKLITRKWKLLPNDHRIGIRNFIVGMIISMCQDEEVFKTQKNLINKSDLTLVQILKQEWPQNWPEFIPELIGSSSSSVNVCENNMIVLKLLSEEVFDFSAEQMTQAKALHLKNSMSKEFEQIFKLCFQVLEQGSSSSLIVATLESLLRYLHWIPYRYIYETNILELLSTKFMTSPDTRAITLKCLTEVSNLKIPQDNDLIKRQTVLFFQNTLQQIATSVMPVTTDLKATYANANGNDQSFLQDLAMFLTTYLARNRALLESDESLRDLLLNAHQYLIQLSKIEERELFKTTLDYWHNLVADLFYEVQRLPATEMSPLIQLSVGSQAISTGSGALNPEYMKRFPLKKHIYEEICSQLRLVIIENMVRPEEVLVVENDEGEIVREFVKESDTIQLYKSEREVLVYLTHLNVIDTEEIMISKLARQIDGSEWSWHNINTLSWAIGSISGTMSEDTEKRFVVTVIKDLLDLTVKKRGKDNKAVVASDIMYVVGQYPRFLKAHWNFLRTVILKLFEFMHETHEGVQDMACDTFIKIVQKCKYHFVIQQPRESEPFIQTIIRDIQKTTADLQPQQVHTFYKACGIIISEERSVAERNKLLSELMQLPNMAWDTIVEQSTANPTLLLDSETVKIIANIIKTNVAVCTSMGADFYPQLGHIYYNMLQLYRAVSSMISAQVATDGLIATKTPKVRGLRTIKKEILKLVETYISKARNLDDVVKVLVEPLLNAVLEDYMNNVPDARDAEVLNCMTTVVEKVGHMIPQGVILILQSVFECTLDMINKDFTEYPEHRVEFYKLLKVINEKSFAAFLELPPAAFKLFVDAICWAFKHNNRDVEVNGLQIALDLVKNIERMGNVPFANEFHKNYFFVFVSETFFVLTDSDHKSGFSKQALLLMKLISLVYDNKISVPLYQEAEVPQGTSNQVYLSQYLANMLSNAFPHLTSQQIASFLSALTKQYKDLMVFKGTLRDFLVQIKEVGGDPTDYLFAEDKENALMEQNRIEKEKAAKIGGLLKPSEIDD, encoded by the coding sequence ATGGAAGGTATTCTAGATTTTTCCAACGATTTAGACATCGCTCTATTAGATCAGGTTGTATCTACATTCTATCAAGGTTCAGGTGTCCAGCAAAAGCAAGCCCAGGAGATCTTGACTAAATTCCAAGATAATCCAGACGCTTGGCAAAAAGCTgatcaaattcttcaattttcaACTAACCCCCAATCGAAATTCATTGCCCTTTCCATCCTTGATAAATTGATTACTagaaaatggaaattgTTACCGAATGACCATAGAATTGGAATTAGAAACTTCATTGTCGGCATGATCATTTCCATGTGCCAAGACGAAGAAGTATTCAAAACACAAAAGAACCTCATCAATAAGTCAGATTTAACTTTAGTCCAAATTTTAAAACAAGAATGGCCCCAAAATTGGCCGGAATTTATTCCAGAACTAATTGGCAGTTCGAGTTCTTCTGTTAATGTCTGCGAGAACAATATGATCGTTCTAAAATTATTATCTGAGGAAgtgtttgatttttctgcGGAACAAATGACCCAAGCTAAAGCTTTACATTTAAAAAATTCCATGtcaaaagaatttgaacaaatttttaaattaTGTTTCCAAGTCTTAGAACAAGGTTCTTCAAGTTCTCTAATAGTAGCAACCTTGGAATCTTTATTGAGATATTTACATTGGATTCCTTACCGTTATATTTATGAAACCAACATTTTAGAATTATTAAGTACCAAATTCATGACGTCACCTGATACAAGAGCCATCACATTGAAATGTTTGACTGAAGTGTCAAATCTAAAGATTCCACAAGATAAtgatttgataaaaagacaaactgtgcttttttttcaaaacaccCTACAACAAATTGCCACAAGTGTGATGCCAGTTACCACTGATTTGAAAGCCACGTATGCAAATGCTAATGGTAATGATCAGTCTTTTTTACAAGATTTAGCAATGTTTTTAACCACATATCTTGCCCGTAATAGAGCCTTATTGGAAAGTGATGAATCTTTAAGAGACTTATTATTGAATGCGCATCAATATTTGATTCAATTATCTAAAATCGAGGAAAGAGAGTTATTCAAGACGACTTTAGATTACTGGCATAATTTAGTAGCAGATTTGTTTTACGAGGTTCAACGTTTACCCGCTACAGAAATGAGTCCATTGATTCAGTTATCAGTTGGTTCACAAGCTATCTCCACTGGCTCTGGCGCTTTAAATCCTGAATACATGAAAAGATTTCCATTAAAGAAACATATCTACGAAGAAATTTGTTCACAGTTAAGATTAgtcattattgaaaatatgGTGAGGCCAGAAGAAGTCCTTgttgttgaaaatgatgaaggGGAAATTGTTAGGGAGTTCGTCAAAGAATCTGACACCATTCAATTATACAAATCAGAAAGAGAAGTTCTTGTATATTTGACCCATTTAAATGTCATCGATAcagaagaaataatgatCAGTAAACTCGCAAGGCAAATTGATGGTTCCGAATGGTCATGGCACAATATTAACACTTTATCTTGGGCTATCGGTTCCATATCTGGTACAATGAGTGAAGatactgaaaaaagatTTGTAGTTACTGTTATCAAGGATTTACTGGATTTAAcagtaaagaaaagaggcaAAGACAACAAAGCTGTCGTCGCATCGGATATCATGTACGTAGTGGGCCAGTATCCAAGATTTTTGAAGGCTCACTGGAATTTTCTAAGAACAGTCATCTTGAAACTTTTTGAGTTTATGCATGAAACTCATGAGGGTGTTCAGGATATGGCATGTGACACATTCATTAAAATAGTTCAAAAATGTAAATATCATTTTGTTATTCAGCAGCCCCGTGAATCTGAACCATTCATCCAAACAATCATTAGGGACATCCAAAAGACTACAGCTGACCTGCAGCCGCAGCAGGTTCATACATTTTACAAAGCCTGTGGCATTATTATTTCTGAAGAGAGAAGCGTAGCAGAGAGAAATAAATTATTAAGTGAGTTAATGCAACTGCCAAATATGGCTTGGGACACTATAGTGGAACAATCGACTGCAAACCCAACATTGTTGTTAGATTCTGAAACTGTCAAAATCATTgcaaatattataaaaactAACGTCGCAGTTTGCACTTCAATGGGAGCAGATTTCTATCCGCAATTAGGTCATATCTATTACAACATGCTTCAACTATATAGGGCTGTTTCCTCAATGATTTCTGCCCAAGTTGCTACCGATGGTCTGATTGCCACAAAAACCCCAAAGGTTCGTGGTTTGAGAACCattaagaaggaaattCTAAAGCTTGTTGAAACTTATATATCCAAGGCTAGAAATTTGGATGATGTTGTAAAGGTCTTGGTTGAACCATTATTGAACGCCGTCTTGGAAGATTATATGAATAATGTTCCAGATGCAAGAGATGCCGAAGTACTAAATTGTATGACTACGgttgttgaaaaagttgGCCATATGATCCCACAAGGTGTTATTTTAATTTTACAAAGTGTGTTTGAATGCACCTTGGACATGATTAACAAAGATTTCACAGAATATCCAGAACATCGTGTTGAGTTCTACAAATTACTGAAGGTCATCAATGAGAAATCTTTTGCTGCATTTCTGGAACTGCCTCCGGCTGCATTTAAATTGTTTGTTGACGCTATTTGCTGGGCGTTCAAACATAACAATAGGGATGTTGAAGTTAATGGTTTACAGATCGCATTGGACTTAGTGAAAAACATTGAAAGAATGGGAAACGTCCCATTTGCTAATGAATTCCACAAGaattacttttttgttttcgtcAGTGAAACCTTTTTTGTGCTAACCGATTCTGACCACAAGTCCGGATTTTCTAAGCAAGCCTTGTTACTAATGAAGTTAATCTCTTTGGTTTATGATAACAAGATCTCTGTACCATTATATCAAGAGGCTGAAGTACCACAAGGTACTTCAAATCAAGTCTATTTGAGCCAGTATTTAGCTAACATGCTAAGTAACGCATTCCCTCATTTAACATCCCAACAAATTGCAAGTTTCCTATCAGCATTGACTAAGCAATATAAAGACTTAATGGTCTTCAAAGGAACCTTGAGAGACTTTTTAGTGCAAATAAAAGAAGTTGGAGGTGATCCAACTGATTATTTGTTTGCTGAAGATAAAGAGAATGCTTTAATGGAACAGAATAGAATagaaaaggagaaagcTGCCAAGATCGGTGGGTTGTTAAAACCTTCTGAAATCGATGACTAG
- the PET54 gene encoding Pet54p (similar to Saccharomyces cerevisiae PET54 (YGR222W)) — MKGSSKAIKRVLDHLKSTGRVLGVVESESSYAISEKIAPVDIQYQVQGRKPLILQYRSYNPYLVKEDFLSILPENIYKNRGQFTNELDFQLMKVRDPKYFQFKDQYYLLFNDYNTLTEYANLTKHSRINKVRTKMTPLLQPLPTMIAKFQKYSRNLYNAFQSSEQYFEGLNEKVDIGKEINTSRLRSILDSIREIQSKSVLVWNLPTELRSKDILNYFWFYNIRSSFKIYWDDEMKRNLRYISFENSNDAYRFKRNYHGVLAKELLKLSRGEGAIGTPFETGSDGNDSKVLIEYLSE; from the coding sequence ATGAAGGGCTCCAGCAAAGCTATTAAGCGGGTATTAGATCATTTAAAGTCTACAGGGAGAGTGCTTGGTGTCGTAGAGTCGGAAAGTTCTTACGCAATAAGTGAAAAAATAGCACCTGTTGATATACAATACCAAGTTCAGGGGAGGAAACCTTTAATCTTGCAATATAGAAGCTACAACCCATATTTGGTTAAAGAGGACTTTCTATCGATTTTGCcagaaaatatatataagaatAGGGGGCAATTTACTAATGAGCTTGACTTCCAGTTAATGAAAGTCAGGGATCCTAAGTATTTCCAGTTCAAGGACCAGTATTACTTGTTGTTTAATGATTATAATACACTTACTGAGTACGCTAATTTAACAAAACATTCGCGAATAAATAAAGTTAGGACGAAAATGACACCATTGCTGCAACCTTTGCCCACAATGATAGCgaaattccaaaaataCTCAAGGAATTTATATAATGCATTCCAATCGTCTGAGCAATATTTTGAAGGGCTGAACGAAAAGGTTGATATTGGTAAAGAAATCAACACAAGCAGATTACGGAGCATCCTCGATTCGATTCGAGAGATTCAAAGTAAGTCCGTGTTAGTTTGGAATTTACCTACTGAATTGCGATCCAAGGATATATTGAATTACTTCTGGTTTTACAATATAAGATCTAGCTTTAAAATATACTGGGACgatgaaatgaaaagaaatttacGATATATATCTTTCGAAAACTCGAATGACGCGTATCGATTTAAAAGGAACTATCATGGGGTATTGGCTAAGGAGCTACTGAAACTATCAAGAGGGGAGGGTGCGATTGGCACTCCGTTTGAAACGGGCTCTGATGGAAATGATTCTAAAGTGTTAATTGAATATTTAAGCGAATGA